From a single Gimesia fumaroli genomic region:
- a CDS encoding cysteine peptidase family C39 domain-containing protein translates to MIFLLTALSLSLPQKEILAAGEWQNDLSCGVNALTWCARITGVSISRSQVEAIFPEPGPNGHSLNEIKLAAQSLLLYPEVHKVSLEELQELEPPFIIHVSMGRLSTGHYLVVSKITGQSDEASFDIIDGTSGEKEYYSNAGLSQIFTGYVVVINPTPLHGVIVLLWCAIIFAVLFIARQIYLLRHRPVI, encoded by the coding sequence ATGATTTTTTTACTGACGGCACTCTCATTATCCCTCCCGCAAAAAGAGATTTTGGCAGCAGGCGAGTGGCAGAATGACCTTTCGTGTGGAGTGAATGCTTTGACATGGTGTGCTAGAATTACGGGTGTGTCTATTAGCAGAAGCCAGGTTGAGGCGATATTTCCTGAACCTGGTCCTAATGGTCACAGCTTAAATGAAATAAAACTAGCGGCTCAGTCACTTCTGCTTTATCCAGAAGTGCATAAAGTTTCTCTTGAGGAACTGCAAGAGCTTGAGCCCCCCTTTATTATTCATGTCAGCATGGGGCGGCTCTCAACTGGACATTATCTTGTCGTGAGTAAAATTACCGGTCAAAGTGATGAAGCTTCTTTTGATATAATTGATGGAACATCTGGCGAGAAAGAATATTACTCGAACGCTGGATTATCGCAGATTTTTACCGGGTATGTCGTTGTGATAAATCCGACCCCATTGCATGGAGTTATTGTTCTCCTTTGGTGTGCGATCATTTTCGCCGTATTATTTATTGCAAGACAAATTTATTTATTACGGCATCGCCCAGTAATCTAG
- a CDS encoding FAD-dependent oxidoreductase — MPSADLVILGGGIAGLWTLSEASRQGYRCILLEAFTLGSGQTIASQGIIHGGLKYTLQGMMTGSARRIREMPLIWRKSLAGEQSPDLSQTEIRSPHCYLWRTESLSSRLGMFGAKMGLQVAPQNLAPEDAPEVLANCPGSIGVMEEQVISPYSLITNFADSFRNQIFKYDPEQLKFQLDSNGNITAVQIQTATGEPLTIETEAVLLTAGRGNEGLRKQARRQTDSTDSPCMQTRPLHMALVRGDLPAFSGHCVDGAKTRVTITSDTDSQGRTVWQLGGQVAEVGVTMNRRDLIAHAARELAACVPGIDLTGLEWNSYAVDRAEGVTKSGLRPETPQILKDGNLLTAWPAKLALAPRLAEEVCQNLSQMNVVPTADDASWLDVFSSLPTPEVAQPPWETAENWVTLNEIQSNEEAA; from the coding sequence GTGCCAAGTGCTGATTTAGTCATTTTGGGAGGAGGCATCGCTGGTCTCTGGACGTTGAGCGAAGCCAGCCGACAGGGATACCGCTGTATTCTGCTGGAAGCTTTCACGCTGGGAAGCGGTCAGACAATTGCTTCACAAGGCATCATCCACGGCGGTTTGAAATACACGCTGCAGGGCATGATGACCGGCTCGGCCCGACGCATCCGTGAAATGCCGCTGATCTGGAGAAAGTCGCTGGCGGGCGAACAAAGTCCTGATCTGTCACAAACCGAAATTCGCTCCCCCCACTGTTATCTCTGGCGTACCGAATCGCTGTCCTCACGGCTGGGCATGTTCGGCGCCAAAATGGGACTGCAAGTCGCGCCCCAGAACCTCGCGCCGGAAGACGCACCCGAAGTTCTGGCAAATTGCCCCGGCTCGATCGGCGTGATGGAAGAACAGGTTATCTCCCCGTATAGCCTGATCACCAATTTTGCCGATTCATTTCGGAACCAGATTTTCAAATACGATCCGGAGCAGTTGAAATTTCAACTCGATTCCAACGGAAACATTACTGCGGTCCAGATTCAAACGGCAACCGGGGAACCACTGACCATCGAAACCGAGGCGGTCTTGCTGACGGCGGGCCGTGGCAACGAAGGACTTCGAAAACAGGCACGACGACAAACAGATTCGACCGACAGTCCCTGCATGCAAACCCGGCCGCTACACATGGCACTGGTCCGAGGCGATCTGCCTGCCTTCAGTGGCCATTGTGTCGATGGGGCAAAAACCAGGGTCACGATTACGTCCGACACCGATTCCCAAGGTCGGACCGTCTGGCAGTTAGGAGGTCAGGTTGCGGAAGTCGGCGTGACCATGAATCGTCGCGATTTGATCGCGCATGCCGCCCGTGAACTCGCCGCCTGTGTTCCCGGCATCGACCTGACGGGACTCGAATGGAATTCCTACGCCGTCGATCGCGCCGAAGGCGTGACCAAATCAGGACTCCGACCGGAAACCCCTCAAATCCTGAAAGACGGCAATCTGCTGACCGCCTGGCCAGCGAAACTGGCATTGGCACCCCGACTGGCCGAAGAGGTCTGCCAGAATCTGTCTCAGATGAACGTCGTGCCGACCGCCGACGATGCATCCTGGTTGGATGTGTTTTCCTCACTTCCCACACCCGAGGTGGCACAGCCGCCGTGGGAAACCGCAGAGAACTGGGTCACGCTCAATGAGATTCAATCGAATGAAGAAGCAGCCTGA
- a CDS encoding DUF1501 domain-containing protein, with protein MGNANKIRNQGLSRRDFMRLSAMGVLGTGMSGWLRRLAAETAKNPQRKRTCILLWMSGGPSQCDTFDLKPEHENGGPFKPIDTDVAGIQISEHLPKLATVMKHLVPIRSMSTKEGDHTRATYLLRTGYLPSGPLTYPTMGSLFSKELGSSDSELPNFVSIAPNRTLSPNAYGPGFLGPQFAPLVVGEGAGFVQTDDQNVDAALKVKNLELPQGISRKQADNRLSILKDLENDFTATHPGVPTKSHQSAYEAAVRMMRSKAIEAFQLDQEPDTLRDAYGRNRFGQGCLLARRLIEQGVPFVEVSLNGVQGSNAFGWDTHQQNFEAVQSLSEVLDPAWGTLMTDLEQRGLLDSTLVVWMGEFGRTPKINQNTGRDHFPAAWTTVLGGGGIRGGQVIGKTSDDGMKVTDQPIAVPDLLATICKALGLDPEKQNMSNIGRPIPLADHGAKPIDKILKS; from the coding sequence ATGGGGAACGCAAACAAAATTCGAAACCAGGGGCTCTCCCGCCGCGATTTTATGCGACTCTCTGCAATGGGAGTGCTGGGCACGGGAATGTCCGGCTGGTTACGTCGGCTGGCAGCGGAGACCGCGAAGAATCCGCAGCGCAAACGCACCTGTATTCTGCTCTGGATGTCGGGTGGTCCCAGTCAATGCGACACGTTCGACTTGAAGCCTGAACACGAAAACGGAGGCCCCTTCAAACCGATCGACACCGATGTTGCTGGAATTCAGATCTCGGAGCATTTGCCTAAGCTGGCCACCGTGATGAAGCATCTGGTTCCCATTCGTTCGATGAGTACGAAAGAAGGCGACCATACGCGAGCCACGTATTTACTCCGCACTGGCTATCTTCCCTCTGGACCATTGACGTATCCGACAATGGGTTCGTTATTCAGCAAAGAACTGGGATCGTCTGATTCCGAGTTGCCGAACTTTGTCAGTATCGCACCGAACCGCACACTCAGTCCGAACGCCTACGGCCCCGGTTTTCTGGGTCCACAATTTGCACCACTGGTAGTGGGGGAAGGGGCCGGCTTTGTTCAAACGGACGATCAAAATGTCGACGCCGCTTTGAAAGTCAAAAACCTGGAGTTGCCGCAAGGCATCAGCCGCAAGCAGGCAGACAACCGACTGTCGATCTTGAAAGATCTGGAGAATGACTTCACCGCCACGCATCCGGGGGTTCCCACGAAAAGCCATCAGTCAGCGTATGAAGCCGCCGTGCGGATGATGCGTTCCAAAGCGATTGAAGCCTTTCAACTCGATCAGGAGCCGGATACTCTGCGCGACGCCTACGGTCGCAATCGATTCGGGCAGGGTTGTCTCCTGGCACGGCGCTTGATCGAGCAGGGGGTTCCCTTTGTCGAAGTCTCGTTGAACGGCGTTCAAGGTTCAAACGCGTTCGGCTGGGATACGCATCAGCAAAACTTCGAGGCGGTTCAAAGTTTGAGCGAAGTTCTCGACCCTGCCTGGGGAACGTTGATGACGGATCTCGAACAACGGGGGCTTTTAGATTCAACTCTCGTGGTTTGGATGGGCGAATTCGGTCGCACACCCAAGATCAATCAGAACACGGGCCGCGACCATTTCCCCGCTGCCTGGACCACCGTGCTGGGTGGTGGCGGCATTCGCGGCGGACAGGTCATCGGCAAAACCAGCGACGACGGCATGAAAGTCACCGATCAACCGATCGCGGTTCCCGATCTGTTGGCCACAATCTGCAAAGCACTGGGCCTCGATCCGGAAAAACAAAACATGTCCAACATCGGCCGCCCGATTCCCCTCGCCGACCACGGCGCGAAACCAATCGACAAGATTTTAAAGAGCTAA
- a CDS encoding prolyl oligopeptidase family serine peptidase, translated as MCCFSLLLILKPVTAAEKPSLPYHQQKNVVYAEVHGVGLLLDIFTPVGQSNGLGIVDVASGAYHSDRGKIRDHKRAQMFDIFCSRGYTVFAIRPGSIAKFNGPEMLENVNRGILWVKQHAKEYDIDPDRLALLGASAGGHLACMAAVSAGEPQSKTRVKAVAVFFPPTDLMNYGGFKIDISGEDRLAQSIRRLITPKGAETIDAEKLDELRTAFSPARLVKPGLPPFLIIHGTADFMVPIQQSRTMVAALQKADVPVKFIVKEGGGHPWPTIHEEVEKMADWIDGQLKAESK; from the coding sequence GTGTGCTGCTTTAGCTTACTCCTTATTTTGAAACCGGTTACGGCAGCAGAAAAGCCATCACTCCCCTACCATCAGCAAAAAAATGTGGTCTATGCGGAAGTGCATGGCGTCGGGCTGCTGCTGGATATTTTCACTCCCGTGGGTCAGTCGAACGGACTGGGTATCGTCGATGTCGCCTCGGGCGCCTACCACTCTGATCGGGGAAAAATTCGGGATCACAAGCGAGCCCAAATGTTCGATATCTTCTGCAGCCGCGGCTATACCGTGTTTGCAATTCGCCCCGGTTCGATTGCCAAATTTAACGGGCCGGAGATGCTGGAAAATGTGAATCGGGGCATCCTCTGGGTGAAACAGCACGCCAAAGAATATGACATCGACCCGGATCGGCTGGCATTGCTAGGCGCGTCCGCGGGCGGACACCTGGCCTGTATGGCGGCGGTGTCTGCAGGCGAACCGCAATCGAAAACCCGCGTGAAAGCAGTGGCCGTCTTTTTTCCGCCAACCGATCTGATGAATTACGGCGGTTTCAAAATCGATATCAGTGGAGAAGATCGGCTGGCACAGTCGATTCGGAGACTGATCACCCCCAAAGGTGCCGAAACAATCGACGCAGAAAAACTGGATGAACTGCGCACCGCCTTCTCCCCCGCACGACTGGTAAAGCCAGGCCTGCCCCCGTTTCTAATCATCCACGGAACGGCGGACTTCATGGTGCCGATTCAACAGTCACGCACGATGGTCGCCGCCCTGCAGAAAGCCGACGTCCCCGTGAAGTTCATCGTCAAAGAAGGGGGCGGACATCCCTGGCCCACAATTCATGAAGAAGTCGAAAAAATGGCGGACTGGATCGACGGGCAGTTGAAAGCAGAAAGCAAATAA
- a CDS encoding (Fe-S)-binding protein has protein sequence MAPKVGLFIPCYIDQLYPQVGIATLKTLEHFGCDVEYPESQTCCGQPMANTGCTNEVGPLARRFLEIFKSYDAVVCPSGSCVSMVKHHYDEYFTDNPEYEALKAKTFEFCEYLTNELGIDKLAGRFPHKVGLHQSCHGLRELRLASSSELRIEPFGPARALLESIDGVEVTTLKRPDECCGFGGTFAVAEEAVSCMMGEDRVSDHEQAGTEVLTALDMSCLMHMSGIIRRQQKPIRVMHISEIFAECL, from the coding sequence ATGGCGCCCAAAGTCGGCTTGTTTATTCCCTGTTATATTGATCAGTTGTACCCACAAGTGGGAATTGCGACGCTGAAAACACTGGAACATTTCGGGTGCGACGTCGAATATCCCGAAAGCCAGACCTGTTGCGGCCAGCCCATGGCGAATACCGGCTGCACCAACGAAGTCGGCCCGCTGGCACGCCGCTTTCTGGAAATTTTCAAATCGTACGATGCCGTCGTCTGTCCCTCCGGCAGTTGTGTCTCAATGGTCAAACATCATTACGATGAATATTTCACCGACAACCCGGAATATGAGGCCCTCAAAGCGAAAACGTTTGAGTTCTGCGAGTATCTGACCAACGAACTGGGCATCGATAAACTGGCGGGACGTTTTCCGCACAAAGTCGGCCTGCACCAGAGTTGTCACGGCTTACGCGAATTGCGGCTGGCCAGCTCCAGCGAACTCCGAATCGAACCGTTCGGCCCCGCACGGGCGCTGCTCGAAAGCATTGACGGCGTCGAAGTCACCACGCTCAAGCGGCCCGATGAATGCTGCGGCTTTGGGGGAACGTTTGCCGTCGCCGAAGAAGCCGTCTCCTGCATGATGGGCGAAGACCGCGTAAGTGATCATGAGCAAGCAGGCACCGAAGTCTTGACAGCCCTCGACATGTCCTGCCTGATGCACATGAGCGGCATCATTCGCCGCCAGCAGAAACCGATTCGTGTGATGCATATCTCAGAAATTTTTGCCGAGTGTTTATAA
- a CDS encoding RidA family protein gives MSIEAKIQELKLELPEAPKPGGIYNPVVQVDNMLYVSGHGPVKLDGSMHTGRVGDDLTEEQGVEAARAVGLTMLATLKQYLGDLDRIERFVKVLGMVNAAPDFKRHPQVINGFSELLVEIFGENGRAARSAVGMGSLPGNIAVEVEAIVQIKQ, from the coding sequence ATGAGTATTGAAGCGAAAATTCAGGAATTGAAACTGGAACTCCCCGAAGCTCCCAAACCGGGCGGAATCTATAATCCTGTCGTTCAAGTGGATAACATGCTGTATGTCTCTGGTCATGGCCCCGTCAAGCTGGATGGCAGCATGCACACCGGTCGCGTTGGTGATGATTTAACCGAAGAACAAGGCGTTGAAGCCGCGCGCGCCGTTGGCCTGACCATGCTGGCGACGCTCAAACAGTACCTGGGCGACCTCGATCGGATCGAACGTTTCGTCAAGGTACTCGGCATGGTGAATGCGGCCCCTGATTTTAAACGTCACCCGCAAGTCATTAATGGCTTCAGCGAACTGCTCGTGGAAATCTTCGGAGAAAATGGACGTGCTGCCCGCAGTGCCGTGGGCATGGGCTCACTGCCCGGCAATATCGCTGTCGAAGTCGAAGCCATCGTGCAAATCAAACAATGA
- a CDS encoding 3-oxoacyl-ACP synthase III produces the protein MRYEHVCVEAVSCTLPPHIVTSDEIEAQLEPVYERLGLPAGRLELMTGIQERRFFDRGTLPGTISAQTVNQLIDQAGFDRKYVGALFHGSVCRDQLEPATASGVHHAVGLSQNALVLDISNACLGLLNGMVFLANMIEMGQIRAGVVVGTEVGRDLVEGTIEDLLHDDTLTRKSIKNDFASLTIGSGSAAILLCDRRLSRTGHRLLGGSFQTDTSSHELCAGGVEAQKHGDHRPRMQTDSESLLVAGVNLAIPTWEQTKHTLSWQNEDVNRVFTHQVGKAHRKLLLEKLGLDPSLDYPTVETLGNTGAAALPMAWALGIQNQALNEEDRVALLGIGSGLNSLMLGVQW, from the coding sequence ATGCGTTATGAGCACGTTTGCGTCGAAGCTGTTAGTTGTACTCTACCTCCCCATATCGTGACTTCCGATGAAATCGAAGCACAGCTGGAGCCCGTCTATGAACGGTTAGGTCTGCCCGCAGGTAGACTGGAACTGATGACGGGCATCCAGGAGCGACGATTTTTCGATCGGGGAACTTTGCCGGGTACGATTAGCGCGCAAACCGTCAATCAGCTGATTGACCAGGCGGGCTTTGATCGCAAGTATGTCGGTGCGTTGTTTCATGGGTCTGTCTGCCGCGATCAATTAGAGCCGGCGACCGCCAGTGGCGTGCATCATGCCGTGGGCTTATCTCAAAATGCCCTGGTACTTGATATCAGTAATGCCTGTCTGGGTTTGCTGAATGGGATGGTCTTTCTGGCCAATATGATCGAAATGGGCCAGATTCGTGCGGGCGTGGTAGTGGGTACAGAAGTCGGCCGCGATCTGGTGGAAGGCACAATCGAAGACCTGCTGCATGATGACACCCTGACCCGCAAATCCATTAAAAACGACTTTGCTTCACTGACCATCGGTAGTGGCTCGGCCGCGATTCTGCTTTGTGACCGTCGTTTGAGTCGAACGGGCCACCGCCTACTGGGGGGAAGCTTTCAGACCGACACTTCCAGCCACGAACTTTGTGCCGGCGGCGTCGAAGCACAAAAGCACGGCGATCATCGTCCCCGGATGCAGACCGATTCTGAATCGTTGCTGGTTGCGGGAGTGAATCTGGCAATCCCCACTTGGGAACAGACAAAACACACACTGAGCTGGCAGAATGAAGACGTCAACCGTGTGTTCACGCATCAGGTCGGCAAAGCGCATCGCAAATTACTTCTCGAAAAACTGGGCCTCGATCCAAGTCTGGATTATCCTACCGTCGAAACTCTGGGAAATACCGGAGCCGCCGCCCTGCCGATGGCCTGGGCACTCGGGATTCAGAATCAGGCGCTCAACGAAGAGGATCGAGTGGCGCTGTTGGGGATCGGTAGCGGGCTCAATTCTCTCATGTTGGGTGTCCAGTGGTAA
- a CDS encoding aldo/keto reductase: protein MKKQPERLFGNGTMQYRPLGNTGASISALGFGAFKIGRNQQIKYSKAYELPDDATTERLLNSVLDLGINHIDTAPAYGISEERIGQFLAHRRSEFLLSTKIGETFENGASTYDYSRDSLEASLERSLKRLKTDVLDIVLIHSNGDDETIQNETDTVELLQSFQQAGKIRWIGLSGKTPAGATAALDWADVLMLEYHLEDRSHAAVIQTAAEQGIGVIVKKGLASGHLPAADAISFVLRNPGVSNLVVGGLNLDHIRTNWETAAAVAISPAA from the coding sequence ATGAAGAAGCAGCCTGAACGGCTTTTTGGAAACGGAACTATGCAATACCGCCCTTTAGGAAACACCGGTGCTTCGATTAGCGCACTCGGCTTTGGCGCGTTTAAAATCGGCCGCAACCAGCAGATCAAATACAGCAAGGCGTATGAGCTTCCCGACGATGCCACCACCGAACGTCTGCTGAATTCGGTGCTCGATCTGGGCATCAATCATATTGATACCGCGCCCGCCTACGGCATCAGTGAAGAGCGAATCGGACAGTTCCTTGCGCACCGCCGTTCTGAATTTCTGCTCTCCACCAAAATTGGTGAGACGTTTGAAAACGGCGCCTCGACCTATGATTATTCTCGTGACAGTTTAGAGGCAAGTCTCGAACGCAGTCTGAAGCGATTAAAAACCGATGTGCTGGATATCGTGCTGATTCATTCGAACGGCGATGACGAAACGATTCAGAATGAGACTGACACGGTAGAACTGCTGCAGTCCTTTCAACAGGCAGGCAAGATTCGCTGGATCGGTCTCTCCGGGAAAACGCCAGCGGGCGCCACGGCGGCACTCGACTGGGCCGACGTCTTGATGCTCGAATATCACCTGGAAGATCGTTCGCACGCAGCCGTCATTCAGACTGCCGCCGAACAGGGCATTGGTGTGATTGTGAAAAAAGGGCTGGCCTCGGGTCATCTTCCCGCCGCAGATGCGATTTCATTCGTGCTGCGCAATCCCGGCGTCAGTAATCTCGTGGTCGGCGGATTAAATCTGGATCACATCCGGACCAACTGGGAAACCGCCGCCGCGGTTGCGATCTCACCAGCCGCTTAG
- the floA gene encoding flotillin-like protein FloA (flotillin-like protein involved in membrane lipid rafts): protein MEDLWPVVVFALVGIGVLLVIVFLALFARYFKLWIQAFSSRAKIGPFSLVFMSLRKVKPSVIVDTKIMAVQAGLTDIPTQAYEAHYLAGGNVHRVVHALIVAHRARIELDWDTAAAIDLAGRNIISAVETSVDPKVIDCPDPKKSGRPTLDGVAKDGIQLKARARVTVRTNLKQLVGGATEDTIIARVGEGIVSAIGSCESHKEVLANPSVIARNVLARGLDSQTAFSIVSIDIADIDVGDNIGARLRADQADADVRVAQARAEERRAEAVASEQEMLARTQENQAKVVLAEAEIPLAMAEAFSEGSLRAS, encoded by the coding sequence ATGGAAGATCTATGGCCCGTGGTGGTTTTTGCACTTGTCGGCATTGGTGTCTTATTAGTTATTGTCTTTCTGGCTTTATTTGCCCGCTATTTCAAATTATGGATTCAGGCGTTTAGTTCGCGTGCGAAAATCGGCCCTTTTTCTCTGGTCTTCATGTCCCTGAGAAAAGTAAAGCCCTCGGTGATTGTCGATACGAAAATTATGGCCGTGCAGGCGGGATTAACGGATATTCCGACCCAGGCCTATGAAGCACACTATCTGGCAGGGGGCAACGTGCATCGGGTGGTGCATGCTTTGATTGTCGCTCATCGTGCCCGAATCGAACTGGACTGGGATACCGCGGCGGCGATTGACCTGGCTGGCCGAAATATTATTTCTGCCGTTGAGACCAGCGTGGACCCTAAAGTCATCGATTGTCCCGATCCGAAGAAAAGTGGGCGGCCCACCCTTGATGGCGTTGCTAAAGATGGCATACAACTGAAGGCCCGTGCTCGCGTGACTGTGCGGACCAACTTGAAACAGTTGGTCGGGGGAGCGACAGAAGATACGATTATCGCCCGTGTGGGTGAGGGAATTGTGTCTGCCATCGGTTCCTGTGAAAGCCATAAGGAAGTCCTGGCGAATCCGTCTGTGATTGCCCGGAATGTGCTGGCGCGTGGATTAGATTCCCAGACGGCGTTTTCTATTGTGTCCATCGATATTGCCGATATTGATGTGGGCGACAATATCGGCGCTCGTTTGAGAGCAGATCAGGCAGACGCCGATGTACGCGTGGCCCAGGCCCGCGCTGAAGAACGACGTGCGGAAGCCGTCGCTTCAGAACAGGAAATGTTAGCACGAACTCAGGAAAACCAGGCCAAAGTGGTTCTGGCGGAAGCAGAGATTCCCCTGGCGATGGCAGAAGCGTTCTCGGAAGGAAGCCTGAGAGCCAGCTAG
- a CDS encoding alginate export family protein, whose translation MRLRLLFSLGLVTSSMTVTNVSAETELAVIPPAPAAQADYDGTGSELTEVNEVFQPAPEQSSEQSADQPMTDQVPGIDGEETEDEIIFDDPTTAKPAPNPYKGLFFDNTFGAYLSNPNSPWLLGERFKMMPLGDECSPYTLSAGGELRHRYMHEQNRLRPGGPINTDYNLWRWRQYFDLQISDVARVYFEMLDGSIFDNELAPLAIDINRWNVQNAFVDVKLHEWDGAPGWFRYGRQEMLYGAQRLVSPLDWSNTRRNFEGFKYFHHSDSVHIDAFVTNPVNAAAGNVPLSRYDNGRDKPDTSVTFSGIYMTFLSDEPHVLDLYYLWLRDETVTPNRPDGSRHTVGSRFKTTSEVQDACCEVSGIWDFETEGAYQFGNDNGQRVSAGFFTSVLGHTWTKLPWSPRLSGLFYYGSGNHDPNGSTNNTFNTLYPLGHAYWGIIDNLTGQNLYDYSLQLNAKPSKKVGLVGAFHWFEKATANDYLYNVAGAPIGGTGGSRDIGQELDLIGTYTFNPNFNIQAGYSWFWYGSFVGTNIPPRNTATQFYVQTTIRY comes from the coding sequence ATGCGTCTTCGCCTTCTCTTTTCACTGGGGCTTGTTACTTCGTCAATGACAGTGACGAATGTCAGTGCAGAAACAGAACTGGCTGTGATTCCGCCTGCTCCCGCTGCTCAAGCGGACTATGATGGAACCGGCTCCGAGCTCACAGAAGTCAACGAAGTCTTCCAGCCAGCTCCGGAACAGTCATCAGAGCAGTCTGCCGATCAGCCGATGACGGATCAGGTTCCCGGAATTGACGGAGAAGAAACAGAAGACGAGATTATCTTTGATGATCCTACCACTGCAAAACCGGCTCCCAACCCTTACAAAGGGCTCTTTTTTGATAATACCTTTGGTGCCTATCTGAGTAATCCCAACAGCCCCTGGTTGTTAGGCGAGCGATTCAAGATGATGCCTCTGGGAGATGAATGCTCTCCCTATACATTGTCCGCCGGTGGTGAGTTGCGTCATCGTTATATGCACGAACAGAACCGGCTCCGCCCCGGTGGTCCGATCAATACCGATTATAATTTGTGGCGTTGGCGTCAATACTTTGACCTGCAGATCAGTGACGTCGCCCGCGTCTATTTTGAAATGCTGGATGGGTCCATTTTTGATAATGAACTGGCGCCCCTGGCAATCGACATCAACCGCTGGAATGTGCAAAACGCATTCGTGGATGTCAAACTGCATGAGTGGGATGGCGCACCCGGCTGGTTCCGTTATGGGCGACAGGAAATGCTCTACGGGGCGCAGCGTCTGGTATCACCTTTAGACTGGTCGAACACTCGCCGAAACTTTGAAGGGTTTAAATATTTCCACCATTCCGATTCCGTGCACATCGATGCTTTCGTGACGAACCCGGTGAATGCCGCCGCGGGTAATGTTCCTTTGAGTCGATACGACAACGGCCGCGATAAACCGGATACCTCTGTGACGTTCAGCGGGATCTATATGACGTTTTTGTCGGACGAGCCGCATGTCCTGGACCTGTATTACCTGTGGTTACGAGACGAAACTGTCACGCCGAATCGTCCCGACGGTTCACGTCACACGGTTGGTAGCCGATTCAAAACCACGTCCGAAGTACAGGATGCCTGCTGCGAAGTCAGCGGAATCTGGGACTTCGAAACGGAAGGCGCTTATCAGTTTGGTAATGATAACGGACAACGGGTTTCCGCCGGCTTCTTTACCTCAGTGCTGGGACATACCTGGACCAAGTTGCCTTGGAGCCCTCGTTTGAGCGGCCTGTTCTATTACGGTTCTGGTAACCATGATCCGAATGGCAGCACCAACAACACATTCAATACGCTCTATCCTCTGGGACACGCCTACTGGGGTATTATTGATAACCTGACGGGGCAGAACCTGTATGATTACAGCCTGCAGTTGAATGCAAAGCCTTCAAAAAAAGTCGGCCTGGTAGGAGCGTTCCACTGGTTCGAAAAAGCGACTGCCAACGATTATCTGTATAACGTCGCCGGTGCTCCCATTGGTGGAACAGGTGGCAGCCGCGATATCGGTCAGGAACTCGACCTGATCGGGACTTATACCTTCAATCCGAACTTCAACATTCAAGCCGGGTATTCCTGGTTCTGGTATGGTTCATTCGTCGGCACCAATATCCCGCCACGCAACACGGCGACACAGTTCTACGTGCAAACGACCATTCGTTACTAA